The following coding sequences lie in one Sorghum bicolor cultivar BTx623 chromosome 6, Sorghum_bicolor_NCBIv3, whole genome shotgun sequence genomic window:
- the LOC8075846 gene encoding uncharacterized protein LOC8075846, with protein MHRQKIANSGWAAFDRKWRSADGSGDEGDADSFPALSSFGAPNLASSSITEKNGLKPKPFASVVRPSVDSGAVSNGRGNKNSANHVENGNHGAISASVNKVKLLKDAHSWADSNLIEDVLAAVNNDVSQASDLLKAMVSPDLQTGEDRTSDQLAAVMNNTQGLPSESAGAGKANPDSSKLLPLPLPPMNFPSIPLEPELEEIDDDYLNYRKDALKMMRAATKHSQSASNAFLRGDHASAKEFSLRAQEERAAAEKLNNKAAEEIFRLRNSSNDIWKIDMHGLHASEAVTVLERHLHMIEFQQPGNKSASTEDLAKLESAYSESTTGLNIELAAEKVVLRRPKQYILHVITGMGNHSKGQASLPVAVRGFLIENGYRFDELRPGVFAVRPKFRRR; from the exons ATGCATAGACAGAAGATTGCAAACTCTGGGTGGGCTGCGTTTGATCGCAAGTGGCGCAGCGCAGATGGCAGTGGGGATGAAGGTGATGCTGATTCATTTCCGGCTCTCTCAAGTTTTGGAGCCCCCAATCTTGCTAGCAGCTCCATTACAGAAAAGAATGGGCTGAAACCAAAGCCTTTTGCTTCAGTGGTTCGCCCTTCTGTTGATTCAGGAGCTGTTAGTAATGGACGTGGAAATAAGAATTCTGCTAATCATGTGGAGAATGGGAATCACGGTGCAATTTCTGCATCTGTTAATAAAGTTAAGCTCTTGAAAGATGCACACAGTTGGGCTGACAGTAATTTAATCGAGGATGTATTAGCTGCTGTGAATAATGATGTCAGCCAAGCATCTGATTTGTTGAAAGCTATGGTCTCTCCTGACTTGCAGACTGGAGAGGATAGAACATCTGACCAACTTGCTGCTGTGATGAATAACACACAAGGATTACCATCAGAAAGTGCTGGAGCAGGCAAAGCAAATCCAGATAGCTCAAAGTtgttgccgctgccgctgccgccgatGAATTTTCCCTCTATACCCTTGGAGCCTGAATTGGAAGAGATTGATGATGATTACTTGAACTACCGGAAAGATGCACTGAAGATGATGAG GGCTGCCACAAAGCATTCCCAGTCTGCCAGCAATGCATTCTTGAGAGGTGACCATGCTTCTGCCAAGGAATTTTCTCTCAGAGCTCAGGAAGAGCGTGCAGCTGCTGAAAAGCTGAATAACAAGGCAGCAGAAGAAATATTTCGCCTCAGGAATAGCAGTAATGACATCTGGAAGATAGACATGCATGGTCTTCATGCATCAGAGGCTGTGACAGTATTGGAGAGGCATCTCCACATGATAGAGTTCCAGCAACCTGGGAATAAGTCAGCTTCAACTGAGGACTTAGCTAAGTTGGAGTCTGCATATTCTGAATCAACCACTGGTTTAAACATTGAGCTTGCCGCTGAGAAGGTGGTCTTACGTCGGCCTAAGCAGTATATCTTACATGTGATCACAG GGATGGGTAACCATAGCAAAGGGCAGGCTTCACTGCCTGTTGCCGTTAGGGGTTTCCTTATTGAGAACGG GTATCGATTTGATGAGCTGAGGCCTGGTGTTTTTGCGGTTCGTCCGAAATTCCGCCGCAGGTGA
- the LOC8075847 gene encoding uncharacterized protein LOC8075847 isoform X1, producing the protein MASPAAVTRHPSPTVLASGPRYCRRGHPPSKVGFRSLAPRLKVNALFGWPKGDTSTRQLIPPAAESYTLSGSALEVGAKPREVSISVASSIMDIPAADWDACACDPDDPENFNPFLTYAFLSSLEESHSAVKETGWLPFHVVARDENGHIIGVVPLYLKSHSRGEFVFDQSWAEAYYNYGLEYYPKLQSCVPFTPVTGQRILLRNTSYRDQVFDALVKGLMSLTTKMNVSSLHITFPSEGEFSKLKNSGLLQRIGLQYHWRNRNYKSFDEFLMDLKQPKRKNIRQERKKIPAQNLQMKRLRGDEIKSSHWDAFYKFYRNTTDNHWGRPYLTRDFFHLLGEKMGENVMLIVAEKDDKLVAGALNLIGGDTLFGRLWGCLPDAYFPNLHFEACYYQAIEAAIELNLSNVEAGAQGEHKIQRGYLPVTTYSCHYFSNPGFAAAIGNFLTHETAQVKRAIKVLHDSGPYKEDILKEFAAQQGIDL; encoded by the exons ATGGCCTCGCCGGCGGCGGTGACGCGGCACCCTTCCCCCACCGTCCTTGCCTCCGGCCCTCGCTACTGCCGCCGC GGACATCCACCCTCAAAAGTTGGCTTCCGAAGCTTGGCGCCACGGCTAAAGGTCAATGCACTTTTTGGGTGGCCTAAGGGAGACACGTCAACACGTCAACTGATCCCTCCTGCTGCTGAATCATATACGCTCTCAGGGTCAGCCTTAGAG GTGGGTGCAAAACCACGTGAGGTGTCTATTTCTGTTGCTTCTTCTATCATGGACATTCCTGCTGCGGATTGGGATGCCTGTGCGTGTGATCCAGATGATCCTGAAAACTTTAACCCTTTCCTTACTTATGCATTCCTCTCAAGCTTAGAAGAATCACATTCTGCAGTAAAG GAAACTGGCTGGTTACCTTTCCATGTTGTTGCACGGGATGAGAATGGACATATTATAGGTGTTGTTCCGCTTTACCTTAAAAG TCATTCTAGAGGAGAGTTTGTGTTTGATCAATCATGGGCAGAAGCTTACTACAACTATGGCCTTGAATACTATCCAAAGCTCCAGTCCTGTGTGCCTTTTACTCCAGTAACTGGTCAAAGAATATTACTTCGAAATACATCATATCGTGATCAAGTTTTTGATGCACTTGTCAAAGGTTTGATGAGCCTGACTACCAAG ATGAACGTGTCATCATTACATATTACTTTTCCGTCTGAAGGTGAATTCAGCAAATTGAAGAATAGTGGGTTGTTACAAAGAATTGGGTTGCAATATCACTGGAGAAATCGGAATTACAAGAG TTTTGATGAGTTTCTGATGGATTTGAAGCAACCTAAACGGAAGAATATCAGACAAGAACGTAAAAAG ATTCCTGCTCAAAATTTGCAAATGAAGCGACTTCGTGGAGACGAAATAAAG AGCAGCCACTGGGATGCCTTCTATAAATTCTACCGTAACACAACTGATAATCA TTggggccgaccatacttgacaAGGGATTTCTTTCACCTCTTGGGCGAAAAGATGGGGGAGAATGTGATGCTTATTGTTGCTGAAAAAGATGATAAACTAGTTGCTGGAGCTCTTAACCTTATTGGAGGTGATACACTGTTTGGCCGGTTATGGGGATGCCTGCCAGATGCTTACTTTCCCAATTTGCATTTTGAAGCTTGCTATTATCAG GCGATTGAAGCAGCCATAGAGTTAAACCTGAGTAATGTGGAGGCAGGTGCTCAGGGAGAGCACAAGATCCAGCGTGGTTACCTCCCAGTGACAACTTACAGCTGCCACTACTTTTCAAATCCTGGTTTTGCGGCAGCTATTGGAAATTTTCTTACACATGAGACGGCTCAG GTTAAGCGTGCTATTAAGGTCCTTCATGATTCGGGTCCATACAAGGAAGACATACTGAAAGAATTTGCAGCTCAACAAGGCATCGACCTGTAG
- the LOC8075847 gene encoding uncharacterized protein LOC8075847 isoform X2: MASPAAVTRHPSPTVLASGPRYCRRGHPPSKVGFRSLAPRLKVNALFGWPKGDTSTRQLIPPAAESYTLSGSALEVGAKPREVSISVASSIMDIPAADWDACACDPDDPENFNPFLTYAFLSSLEESHSAVKETGWLPFHVVARDENGHIIGVVPLYLKSHSRGEFVFDQSWAEAYYNYGLEYYPKLQSCVPFTPVTGQRILLRNTSYRDQVFDALVKGLMSLTTKMNVSSLHITFPSEGEFSKLKNSGLLQRIGLQYHWRNRNYKSFDEFLMDLKQPKRKNIRQERKKIPAQNLQMKRLRGDEIKSSHWDAFYKFYRNTTDNHWGRPYLTRDFFHLLGEKMGENVMLIVAEKDDKLVAGALNLIGGDTLFGRLWGCLPDAYFPNLHFEACYYQNLILSRRLKQP; this comes from the exons ATGGCCTCGCCGGCGGCGGTGACGCGGCACCCTTCCCCCACCGTCCTTGCCTCCGGCCCTCGCTACTGCCGCCGC GGACATCCACCCTCAAAAGTTGGCTTCCGAAGCTTGGCGCCACGGCTAAAGGTCAATGCACTTTTTGGGTGGCCTAAGGGAGACACGTCAACACGTCAACTGATCCCTCCTGCTGCTGAATCATATACGCTCTCAGGGTCAGCCTTAGAG GTGGGTGCAAAACCACGTGAGGTGTCTATTTCTGTTGCTTCTTCTATCATGGACATTCCTGCTGCGGATTGGGATGCCTGTGCGTGTGATCCAGATGATCCTGAAAACTTTAACCCTTTCCTTACTTATGCATTCCTCTCAAGCTTAGAAGAATCACATTCTGCAGTAAAG GAAACTGGCTGGTTACCTTTCCATGTTGTTGCACGGGATGAGAATGGACATATTATAGGTGTTGTTCCGCTTTACCTTAAAAG TCATTCTAGAGGAGAGTTTGTGTTTGATCAATCATGGGCAGAAGCTTACTACAACTATGGCCTTGAATACTATCCAAAGCTCCAGTCCTGTGTGCCTTTTACTCCAGTAACTGGTCAAAGAATATTACTTCGAAATACATCATATCGTGATCAAGTTTTTGATGCACTTGTCAAAGGTTTGATGAGCCTGACTACCAAG ATGAACGTGTCATCATTACATATTACTTTTCCGTCTGAAGGTGAATTCAGCAAATTGAAGAATAGTGGGTTGTTACAAAGAATTGGGTTGCAATATCACTGGAGAAATCGGAATTACAAGAG TTTTGATGAGTTTCTGATGGATTTGAAGCAACCTAAACGGAAGAATATCAGACAAGAACGTAAAAAG ATTCCTGCTCAAAATTTGCAAATGAAGCGACTTCGTGGAGACGAAATAAAG AGCAGCCACTGGGATGCCTTCTATAAATTCTACCGTAACACAACTGATAATCA TTggggccgaccatacttgacaAGGGATTTCTTTCACCTCTTGGGCGAAAAGATGGGGGAGAATGTGATGCTTATTGTTGCTGAAAAAGATGATAAACTAGTTGCTGGAGCTCTTAACCTTATTGGAGGTGATACACTGTTTGGCCGGTTATGGGGATGCCTGCCAGATGCTTACTTTCCCAATTTGCATTTTGAAGCTTGCTATTATCAG AATTTGATATTGTCCAGGCGATTGAAGCAGCCATAG
- the LOC8075847 gene encoding uncharacterized protein LOC8075847 isoform X3, producing the protein MDIPAADWDACACDPDDPENFNPFLTYAFLSSLEESHSAVKETGWLPFHVVARDENGHIIGVVPLYLKSHSRGEFVFDQSWAEAYYNYGLEYYPKLQSCVPFTPVTGQRILLRNTSYRDQVFDALVKGLMSLTTKMNVSSLHITFPSEGEFSKLKNSGLLQRIGLQYHWRNRNYKSFDEFLMDLKQPKRKNIRQERKKIPAQNLQMKRLRGDEIKSSHWDAFYKFYRNTTDNHWGRPYLTRDFFHLLGEKMGENVMLIVAEKDDKLVAGALNLIGGDTLFGRLWGCLPDAYFPNLHFEACYYQAIEAAIELNLSNVEAGAQGEHKIQRGYLPVTTYSCHYFSNPGFAAAIGNFLTHETAQVKRAIKVLHDSGPYKEDILKEFAAQQGIDL; encoded by the exons ATGGACATTCCTGCTGCGGATTGGGATGCCTGTGCGTGTGATCCAGATGATCCTGAAAACTTTAACCCTTTCCTTACTTATGCATTCCTCTCAAGCTTAGAAGAATCACATTCTGCAGTAAAG GAAACTGGCTGGTTACCTTTCCATGTTGTTGCACGGGATGAGAATGGACATATTATAGGTGTTGTTCCGCTTTACCTTAAAAG TCATTCTAGAGGAGAGTTTGTGTTTGATCAATCATGGGCAGAAGCTTACTACAACTATGGCCTTGAATACTATCCAAAGCTCCAGTCCTGTGTGCCTTTTACTCCAGTAACTGGTCAAAGAATATTACTTCGAAATACATCATATCGTGATCAAGTTTTTGATGCACTTGTCAAAGGTTTGATGAGCCTGACTACCAAG ATGAACGTGTCATCATTACATATTACTTTTCCGTCTGAAGGTGAATTCAGCAAATTGAAGAATAGTGGGTTGTTACAAAGAATTGGGTTGCAATATCACTGGAGAAATCGGAATTACAAGAG TTTTGATGAGTTTCTGATGGATTTGAAGCAACCTAAACGGAAGAATATCAGACAAGAACGTAAAAAG ATTCCTGCTCAAAATTTGCAAATGAAGCGACTTCGTGGAGACGAAATAAAG AGCAGCCACTGGGATGCCTTCTATAAATTCTACCGTAACACAACTGATAATCA TTggggccgaccatacttgacaAGGGATTTCTTTCACCTCTTGGGCGAAAAGATGGGGGAGAATGTGATGCTTATTGTTGCTGAAAAAGATGATAAACTAGTTGCTGGAGCTCTTAACCTTATTGGAGGTGATACACTGTTTGGCCGGTTATGGGGATGCCTGCCAGATGCTTACTTTCCCAATTTGCATTTTGAAGCTTGCTATTATCAG GCGATTGAAGCAGCCATAGAGTTAAACCTGAGTAATGTGGAGGCAGGTGCTCAGGGAGAGCACAAGATCCAGCGTGGTTACCTCCCAGTGACAACTTACAGCTGCCACTACTTTTCAAATCCTGGTTTTGCGGCAGCTATTGGAAATTTTCTTACACATGAGACGGCTCAG GTTAAGCGTGCTATTAAGGTCCTTCATGATTCGGGTCCATACAAGGAAGACATACTGAAAGAATTTGCAGCTCAACAAGGCATCGACCTGTAG